Part of the Fusarium verticillioides 7600 chromosome 10, whole genome shotgun sequence genome is shown below.
CTCATTGTGAGGAATCCGGCCATAACCCAAAGCCGACTAATCCAGAGTGCGAAACTCTCCGTACGTGATAAGCTCTGTGACACCTCGTCCACAAGCaggagcttgttgacttCCATGTCCAGAAAACCCGGCACAGAGCAACAGGTTGGAGACTTCAGTACGCGGTCCAATGATGGCATTATGATCGAACGTGTTGAACTCGTAATGGCTCATCCACGAGTGCGTGTCCTCTGTAGTGGAAAACTGAGGAactcgcttcttgagaacaggcagcatcttcaagttccataCATCCTCCGCGTAGCTGAAATCATCAGGgttgacagcaacatcaagaccgatCGGAGAACAGCCTACGAGGTAATCCTTCTTTCCGTATGATTGCATATGAACGCCAGTAGGATCAATGGTGAGCGGGAGATCTTGAGACAGAGGTTCAACGACAGAGACGATATACGTGGATCTGCGGCGAGCCTCAATCGGGAGATCTATATCAGCAAGCCGCGAGACCTCAGCAGCTATGGTTCCTGTGGCGTTGACAACGTTATCAACACTGATGCTCTCCCCAGTCTCGAGAGTAACAGAAGTGATTTTGTTGCCGACGCGAGTCATTCCAACAACTTCATTGTTGATGTAATCGACCCCAAGCTGTGGAGATTCTTTGCGCAGGCTATAGGCCATGCCGAGGGCGTCAAAGGCACCTTCGTCAACAGTGTTGAGACTGCCCGCCTGGATGTCGTCCAGAACAAATAAAGGATACTTGGATGCTATCTCATCAGCCGACAGCATCTCAGTCCCAGCACCGCAGTGAGCCTGAAGCTTttgatcttcctcaagaaccccaGCAAACTCAGAAGTATCAGCGAGATACAGATAGCCGAAGTTACGGAGGGGGATATCCGGGATGCCGTCGCCATCCTCGCACTTGAGGTTCTTCCGAAAAGCTTTAATAAATTCGGCAGCATACTGAGCAATCTCGACATTGATGTCGGTTACAGATTGCTGACGCATGCAGTTATTGCTGGCCTGAGTTGCAAAGTAGGCAAGAGATGGGCCTTTCTCAACGAGAACTTTGCCTGAAGTCAGGGTTCGACACGAGAAATCAGGCAATTGCTGAGACGCTTGTTGCGCCGCCTATGATGACGACATCGTAGGAGGCTGAAAAAGAATGTTGAGGGAACGGCGGAGTATCCATGGCTTTGAGGTGTGAAGCTGTGCTAGTTGAATTTAGACAGAGGCAGCGACGGATTTGTGAAGCTTGATGGAGAGAGGCAATAACGGCCGCTCTTCGGATTATATATCATCTCGAGAAAGCGCTTCCTGCCATGGTCTTAATTAGAGAACAACGCTTAACCACGGGGGTTGGTGTTTGCAAGGACTCTTGTATTGAGAAGGCTTTAGAGTCGGTATAGCTGTTCACCTGTAAAGGTTTACCTGAGTACGTATCCGCGAAGCAGCACAATTGTTACGATGGGGAGAGCGACTTGCCTTGATTTGTCACCCTAAAGTTCCTTCGGTGAATTACACAATTGAAGACCGACTATCCCCAGAAGCCTGGACTGCATGAAAGGGGCTACAAAGTCCTGAGAAGCGACGGTAAGCGCGCGGCAGATGGCggttcatcaagatctcggccGCGGAGTTCCGTGGGTAACTGACGCTAGCTATTTCTGATAGTGCCGATTCGATGCGCTGTGGCGAAATTTCTCAACTAGGGACCCAGCAGTTGGTTGACTAATGCTGGAAGCATTACCCCTTACAGCGCTTCCCTTCTATCGACTGTATCGTTTGACCATTGGTGATGGACCGGTTTACCTTCGTTTGGACTCTATCGCATAGCTACAGTCACCTTGCTAGATAAGGACCAGTTGGTTTGATCCCTAACAGTACTCGTTAGTGGCGTATCAACTCAAACACAATTTGTGTCTTCACACTATTATCTGTCTTCAATTACCAGTCATCAATCATGAAGGTTGTAAGCCATGCCCGGATGCTCAAAGGTACGTAACATAACGAGAGACATCctacaagaagctcaaagctgaTAAGTACCAGCCTGCGATCTTTGTGTGTCGAGAAAGATCAAATGTGACTTGGCCAAGCCAACCTGTTCAAACTGCCAATGAAACAAGCCCAGCCAATTCTTCTTCGACTCCCGCAAGGTATGCGGATGCTCTTTGAGCTCAACGAATAACCATGCTAATTTTCATCAGGGACGAGACAATCGAGTCACGTTTGGCTCAGATCGAAGCAAGACTGAGCCAAATCACCACCGAGAAGCCATCCGACATTTCACATCACGATGCAACCGGCTTGAACATCCAGAATTTCCCCGAGATCCGCGTGTACAAGGTCTCAGACATGTGGAACGAAGCTACGACattaccttgccttggaATTTCACCACAGTTTCCAACAGGAGCCATGTTGGCTCAAACAggaaagcttgagctgccaCCACTTCAAGAAGTCATGGACGTCCTGGAGAGATACTTCGATAGCTATGGCCGCTACATGCCTCTGTTTGACAAGGTATCCTTCATGAAGATGACGGTCGACTGGTACTCTAAGAATGAAAGGAGCTAATTGATTCCTTGGGCTGTCGTCAACCTTGTTCTCGCTGTGACTTACCgcatcatggatgatgtaCCGATCGAGGAGCCAAAGCTGGCTCAGTGTACGAGCAACGTGAAGTCTGTCACGACCGACTTGATGGCCTGGAGTGGCGATATTTTAGGTTTGCAGGTTCTGCCTGGCATGCTCATACTGTTTCAGGGAACAAAGAATCCGCAACTCGCAATAGTACTCATCGGAAGTGCCATCCGTCTTGCACAAAGCATGGGACTTCCTTCTGCCAGAGCATCCGACGATCCTGATGAAGCAGCACAACGTCACCGAGTTTTCTGGATAGCCTACATCCTGAACAAGGCATGACGTGAAAAGTCTCAGCTTGGCTGTCTGCAGCAACTAACTCTCAGGGACAGGATCTTGCCTTTCGCACCAAAGCGCCCTACACCCAATTCGATGCCGAAACCGATCTTGAACTTCCGGATCAGCGTGTAGATGACGACACTGGAATACTAGAGTCACGCACAGGGACGATTAGGTTCAACTACTTGCGTGTTCGGTCCGAGTTGGCAATAATTCAAGGCAAAGTGCACAACTTCCTCTACAGCAGGACAGCTCAACGACTGTCCCAAGAGCAACGGGCAGAGACCAAGGACCGTGTCGAACAAATTGCTCGCCAACTGGCGCAGCGCGTTACCACTGGAGCTCCTACGATCAGACAAACTGTTCCAAGATTTCTCGACAATCTCAGTTCACCTTGTGATGAACATGTATAACCGACACCTCGAATGCCTCTACAGGATTCATGGGACCTTTGTTTTTGATGAGACGTGGATTGACAGGGCACGGTGCTACCTTTCTCCCACTGTGAATCCGACTGGGGATGATGGTATCGATGGCAGGATCAACCAGAAAGAGATCAGTTCATTGCCCTGTGCGTGGTCCGATTGCGTCGAGCATTCAAGGCTTGGCCTAGAATTGTCGGCGTTTGGGAGAGAGACAGAGTATTCAACCTGGTAAGTTGGACCTCGACCATTCCGAGCATACGGACTGACAAAGTAACCAGGCTTCATGCTTGCTGCAATCTTTCGGGCTTGATCGTTTTGCTggtcaacatcatcgagTTCCCCGAGCAGCCGTCCGTCATGTCGGATTGGAGCTTGATTGTAGGAATCCGTAACAAATTCGACCAAACAAATGCCGTAGCCTCGAAAGAGCCATTCTTTCTGCTCCAGATAGCTCAGAACTGAATCGCAAAGCTTCTGGGCAGGTCAAGCGGCTCGCTCATATTTCGTCACTCAATCATCAGAAAGCCGCATTCCCTGAGCCTTGGGCCAACCCGGACCTTATGTTCCTATAGTGAACTGACATGTCCTTTCATGAGTTAGAGGGACTGTCTAGTCCGTCAGAACTATGCGATATTGGGCCATCCTTCATGACCGTCACTTGATGATGACCCCCGCAAACAGCCCCACAATTCGGGGGAAGAAACCCCGAGTAATGctccccctcccccaaaCTGAGCATGTCATCCAATCGTGACCATTCTTGATAAATACCGCGCGTGCCTCTTGTTATCACTTTGGGGGTCTCGGATTCACTGAAATTCAATACCAGACCAACATGGCCGAAACTCAAGGAGCACGAAAGCGATATGCCGTTGTTGGTACCGGCGGCCgctcaagcttcttctaCTCGGCCATCGCAACAGAATACAGCAAAACGTCATGCATTGTAGCCCTTTGCGACACAAATCAGACGCGTATGAACTATGCAAACTTCAAGCTGAAGTCACTCGGTCATGGCGAGGTTCCAACGTATCTAGCCAGCAACTTCGATCAGATGATCAAAGAGTCAAAGCCAGACgaagtcatcatcacaacCATGGATCGAACACACAATATCTACATCGTCAGAGCTCTCGAACTAGGATGTAATGTCATTACTGAGAAGCCGATGACCATTGACGCCCCTAGATGCAAGGAAATATTCTCAGCAGTCGAGAGAACTGGTCAGAAAGTTCGCGTCACTTTCAACTACAGATATGCGCCTCACAACACTAAAGTTTTCGAGCTGCTGAGATCCGGAGCTATTGGGAAAGTCACAAGTGTTCACTTTGGTAAGTCTGTGATTGGAGCATATCGAAAAAGATAGATGCTAACACAACCATAGAATGGATGCTGAACACCAGCCACGGAGCCGACTACTTCCGCCGTTGGCACAGGGACAAGCGCAACAGCGGTGGCCTTTTGGTACACAAGTCAACCCATCACTTCGACCTTGTCAACTTCTGGCTTCAAACCAGACCTCAAACCGTATTTGCCACAGGCGACCTTGCCTTTTACGGCCGAGAGAACGCAGAGAAGCGAGGCGAGACCAAGTTCTACACCCGCGCCCATGGCAGCGAAGTGGCAAAAGCCGACCCTTTTGCCCTTCACCTCGATGAGAATCCCCAGTTGAAGGCTATGTACCTGGATGCTGAGCACGAGGATGCTTACTACCGCGACCAGAGCGTCTTCGGTGACGGTATCAGCATCGAAGACACCATGAACGTTCTCGTCAAGTACCGCAACGGAGCTAGTCTCTCATACTCCCTTACAGCATACGCACCATGGGAGGGTTTCCGAGTTAGCTTCAATGGAACTGGTGGACgtcttgaagttgaggtcGTAGAGAACAGCTACGTCAACTCAGGTGGTGATCAGGCACATGAGGGATCTCTAGAGAGTCGCAAGATCCTACTTAGACCtctcttcgagaagccaagagagatcaaggtcgaagatggtgttggcGCTCACGGAGGTGGAGATACTGTTCTACTGAATGATCTCTTTGGAACGCCAGTGTCGGATGAGTACATGCGAGCGGCGAGCCATATCGATGGTGCTGCCTCAATACTTACCGGAATCGCGGCTAACCGGTCTATTGCTACGGGACAAGCGATAAACGTAGATGATATTTTGCTAGTTCCCAGTTCCTGAACGtaagaagctcaagcataATCTTCACCGGTACGAAATAAAAGTTACTATAGCTACTATGAACAAAACCAGTAACATTTACGCAATATTGCTTGCTTCTGACTCCTCACCCATGCGTATCTTCTCTTGAATAATAAACAACTCTTGCTCCCGCGcactcttctcaagatcgaggaaaGACCAGATTCCAATAGCACtgaccaagctcaaagcAAACAAGAAGTAAAAGGGAGCACTGTTGTTGGTACCACCGGGGGTAGCATCAATGATAGCACTGCTGATGAAGGGTCCGATGAAACTGGACGATttgccgatgatgttgaacagggagaagaaaagaaactcGTGTCCTCGAGGTGTGACGGAGCTGATCATGATCTGCGAGTAACTGTACCAGGGACAGACAAATAGTCCATAGAAAGCCTGATACAGCCAGATCTCCCAGACGTTCTTGAAGCCAAACTTATCGGTCCAGTTGCCAATCATGCCCCAGCcgtcgagaaggatgataaAGACCATGACGGCGTTGAACATGGCCTTGACACTGAGGTTGAAGTGTTTCTGGATGAGCCAAAAGGCACCAATGCCGATAGCTTGAGCGACAATaccgacgatgaggaggtACGTCAAAGTGAGAGTCTCGTAGCTGACAACCTGGTTCTGAAGGGTGCCGATAACCGTGACGGTGGTGTTTAGAGAATCTCCCAGGAGGAAGTATCCAACAAGATAGATCAAGCTCTGCTTCAGTTGCCAGATTTGAGTGAGGGCCTCCCAAAGCTGCCAGAATCCGACGGTAATCATGTTCAAATGATCCGGGACCTTCATTCCTGGACGTTTCTTCTCGAATATGAACCAGGGAATCGAGAGGACAAGCCAACAAGCAGTAGCGAAAGCAATCAAAACAGACAGACCCCAGTTGTTGTTTTCGGCACTcttgtcgactttgacacCAAACATGATGCCCACGATAATGGCTAGAATAACTACTTCGCCAACAGACTGGATATAGAAGGCAACGTTGCTGAGCCTGctcctctccatctcatctttgcgATCCATCTCGCTTTGGGTGATTTCTCCAGACTCGAACTGGAGGGCAGCTTCTTTCAGCTGCGGAGTGTTTCTGGCGAGAGAGGGAAACGCAGCGGTCCAGTAAGTCAAAGTCATCTGATATGCTATTAAGCCGACGATGTAAAGAGCTGTGCCAGTTTGCCACTTGCTGGGATCATGGACCCCCAGCCAGGCAAAGCCGATGCCATATGCGACGATTGACCAGACCAGAAGAATCCATCGTCGACCAGTTCCGAAATCTGCGTAGGCTCCAATaatgagaaagagaacaGCCTGGATGGCGAAAGATATGCCATTGGCAAGTAGGACAATGCTGTTGACGTCTCGTGCGCGACCCGCAAATGGTAAAAGGCCAGTATCACTGGGCGCCGCCTGCGACAGCAGATTCTGGAAAGCAGTCGGTCCAAAATTGAACAAGGCGAGTCCATTTGAACCAATGTAGTACGCGTACCACGACCagatctccttcttggttGTCTCAGGCATGTCGCCCTCTGCCAGCGTAGGCACTATGATACCTGCGCTAACATCTTGCTTGGCAGTCTCG
Proteins encoded:
- a CDS encoding oxidoreductase; amino-acid sequence: MAETQGARKRYAVVGTGGRSSFFYSAIATEYSKTSCIVALCDTNQTRMNYANFKLKSLGHGEVPTYLASNFDQMIKESKPDEVIITTMDRTHNIYIVRALELGCNVITEKPMTIDAPRCKEIFSAVERTGQKVRVTFNYRYAPHNTKVFELLRSGAIGKVTSVHFEWMLNTSHGADYFRRWHRDKRNSGGLLVHKSTHHFDLVNFWLQTRPQTVFATGDLAFYGRENAEKRGETKFYTRAHGSEVAKADPFALHLDENPQLKAMYLDAEHEDAYYRDQSVFGDGISIEDTMNVLVKYRNGASLSYSLTAYAPWEGFRVSFNGTGGRLEVEVVENSYVNSGGDQAHEGSLESRKILLRPLFEKPREIKVEDGVGAHGGGDTVLLNDLFGTPVSDEYMRAASHIDGAASILTGIAANRSIATGQAINVDDILLVPSS